Genomic segment of Microbacterium sp. M28:
GAAGGTTGTCGCCGACCTCAAGGCGAAGGGTGTGAAGCTCTAATGGCCAAGAAGGCACAGGACGTCCGTCCGATCATCAAGCTCCGCTCGACGGCGGGCACCGGTTACACCTACGTGACCAAGAAGAACCGTCGCAACACCCCCGACCGCCTCGTGCTGAAGAAGTACGACCCGGTGGTCCGCAAGCACGTCGAATTCCGAGAGGAGCGTTGATCCATGGCTAAGAAGAGCAAGATCGCTCGCAACGAGCAGCGCAAGGTCATCGTCGAGCGCTACGCCGAGCGTCGCGCCGAGCTGAAGAAGACGCTCGTCGACCCGAACGCCACCGACGAGGCCCGTGAGGCCGCACGCGTGGGCCTGCAGAAGCTGCCCCGCAACGCGTCGCCGGCTCGCGTCCGTTCGCGTGACGCCATCGACGGCCGCCCCCGTGGCGTGCTGACGAAGTTCGGCATCTCGCGTGTCCGCTTCCGCGACATGGCGCACCGGGGCGAGCTGCCCGGCGTGACCAAGTCCAGCTGGTAAGCATCGCTTTCTGAAAGGGCGGGATTCTTCGGAATCCCGCCCTTTTTCGTGCGTGCCCTCCCCGGACGGGAGGACTTCCCGCGAATGGGAGGATCGAAACGCCTGTTTCGATCCTCCCATTCGTGCTTTCTCCTCCCGTCCGGATGCGGATGCGGATGCGGATGCGGGTGCGGATGCCGCCGCGGATGCGCATGTCGGCACACGGCCGGATGCCGGGGCACGCCGGACTCGCCCTGCACCGCGCGGGAGAAGCACGTTCCTGTCCACGGCATCCGAGGATTCCGCGGGAAACGACCCGCGCTCCCCGTCGCCCGACCGCGATGCTCGGGCGATGGACCCGATCATCGAACTGCGCCGACTCGGCGGCGTCGCGCAGGTGCGAGCGCTGCTCGGCACTGGCGTCACCATCCACGCCTTGCGCAAGGCCAAGACCGCAGGCGCCGTCACGAGGATCCGCAAGGGCTGGGTCGCTCTCCCGGACGCCGACCCGATCCTCGTCGGGGCGGCACGACGCGGTGTCGTCCTGACCTGCATCACGCTGGCCAAGCGACAGAAGCTCTGGGTGCGGAAAGTGGACGCGCTGCATGTCGGCGCGCCGCCGACTGCCGGGCACGTGGCCGCGCCAGAAGCGGTGGTGCACTGGAACCGGCCCATCCTCGCGCGGATGCCGGGCGCCGTGGAGGATCTGCTGGTCAACGCGCTGGTCATCGCCACCTCCTGCCTCGTCCGCGAAGATGCCGTCACGTTGTGGGAATCAGCGCTGCGCAACGGACGCGTGCAGAAGCATGAGGTGCTCCGCCTGCCCCTGCCCGCTCGGGCGCGGAGCATCGTGACGCAGGCCTCGCTCTGGTCGGACTCGGGGCTCGAGTCGATCGTCGTGCATCGGTTGGCATGGCTGAAACTGCCGCTCGTCCAGCAGGCGTGGGTCCTCGGGCATTGGGTCGATCGGCTCATCGGCGATCGACTCGTGATCCAGATCGACGGCGGAACGCACGTCGGGGCGCAGCGCACCGAGGACATCGCTCATGACGCCCTGCTGAAGCTGCACGGCTACCACGTCATCCGCATCGGATACGACCAGATCATGAATCACTGGACCGAGGTGCAGGCCCTGATCATGACCGCCGTCGCTCAAGGGCTCCACCTCGCCCGATGACCCCCGCAGCACCGGAGGGAAACGCGCGATCGGGAGGATCGAAACGCCCGTTTCGATCCTCCTGATCGCGCGTTCTCCTCCCAGCCGGTCGCCCGAACCGCTGTCAAGGCTGTTACGGGAGTGACGAATGTGGCCCGACACGCCGCCGAAAACGTCAAAACCCGCGAAATGACGCGGAAATGTCGGCCGTGGTTGGTACATTCGAGGCGGTCGAACGACCACCGGGGGGCAGCCGCCCTCCGTCACACCAACGATGCGACGGGATCCTCGTCGCTGGAGGATGACATGGCTGACAAGTCCATCACCAAGACCGAGCTCGTCGCGAGCATCGCTTCCGCCACCGGCCAGAGCCAGGCCACCGTCTCCGGTGTGCTCGACGCTCTGTTCTCCTCGGTCTCCGACGCCGTTGCCAAGGGCAGCAAGGTCTCGATCCCGGGCTGGATCTCGTTCGAGCAGGTCGACACGGCCGCCCGCACGGGCCGCAACCCGCAGACCGGCGCCGAGATCAAGATCCCGGCCGGCAAGCGTGTCAAGGTGACCGCCGGTTCCAAGCTCAAGGCTGCCGTCAAGTAAGACCGCCTCCTTCACGAAGGCCGCTTCCGTCGAGGGGGCGGCCTTCGTGCATCCCGGCTGGGAATCCCCGTCCGCGGCGCCGCGTAGGCTGGGAGGGTGACCACGCCCGCGCAGCGGGTCTCGGCGTACCGCATCGCCGGACCCGCGATCCTCCTCATCGCCGGTGTCGTCGCCACCGTCGTGGCCCTCATCTACGGCGGCGCCGCCGAAGCGCCTCGTCTGCTCGACCCCGGCCCCGTCGTGCGCTGGGGGCTGCCGCTGGCCAAGATGCTGACGAACGTCACCGCCGCCGTGATGCTGGGCTCGCTCGTGCTCGCCCTCTTCGCCCTCAAAGTCGGCACCCGGCCGTTCGAGCGGGCGATGGATGCCGCATCGGCAGGAGCCGCGGCATTCACCGTGGCATCCGGGATCAGCGCCTTCCTGACCTTCATGTCGGCGTTCAATCCCACACTCAGCGCCGATCGACTGTTCGGCGAGCAGCTGGGGGATTTCCTGCTGAACACGGCCCTCGGCCAGTCCTGGCTCATCACCACGCTCATGGGCGCCACCGTCACCGTGCTGGCGTTCGCCTGGCGGACGTGGACTCCCGTGCTGCTCACGGCGATCCTCGCCGCGGCATCCTTCCTGCCCCTGGCCACGCAGGGACACTCGGGTGACGTCGCCGGTCACAACATCGCGGTCAACTCGATCCTGCTGCACACCGTCGGCGCGGCGGTCTGGCTCGGCGGGCTCCTGCTCGTGGTGCTCCTGCGGCGCACGCCTGAGCTCGAGGTCACGTCCCTCGTGCAGCGCTACTCCACGCTCGCGCTGGCGGCGTTCGTCGTCGTCACGGTCTCCGGCCTCGCGCGCTCGATCGTCGCCCTGGGCGGCTGGAGCGGACTGCTGACGCCGTACGGCGGCATCCTGGTCGCCAAGATCGTGCTGCTGGTCGCGATGGGAGCCCTCGGAGCCTGGTACCGGTCACGATTGATCCCCAAGCTCGACCGCGATCGGCGCTGGTTCTGGATGCTGGTGCTCTGCGAGGTCGCCCTGATGGGGCTCGCCTCCGGTGCCGCAGCGGCGCTCGCGCGCACCGAGCCGCCGGCCGGGGACACACCGCCCGCCGTGCGCACACCGGCCGAGATCCTCACGGACTCGCCGCTGCCGCCCGAGCTGACGTTCGACCGCTGGTTCACGGAGTGGAACGTCGACGTGCTGTGGCTTGTCGCAGCCGGTTTCGGACTCGTGTTCTATCTGGCCGGGATGCTGCGGCTGCGGCGTCGAGGCGACCGCTGGCCGATCCACCGGACGGTGTTCTGGGTGCTCGGCCTCCTGCTGCTCGTCTGGGTCACCAGCGGCGCCCTCAACGCGTACCAGGACTACCTGTTCAGCGTGCACATGATGGGGCACATGCTGCTGTCGATGGCGATCCCGCTGCTGCTCGTGTCGGGAGCGCCCATCACGCTCGCCCTGCGTGCGATCGAGAAGCGCGACGACGGAACCCGCGGCGGTCGCGAGTGGATCATGTGGGCCGTGCACTCGCCGTTCGCCCGCGTCGTCACGCATCCGTTCGTGGCGGCCGGCATCTTCGTCGGGTCGCTGTGGGCGTTCTACTTCACGGACCTGTTCCGCTGGTCGATGTACGAGCACCTCGGTCACGAGTGGATGGTCGCGCACTTCCTCATCTCGGGTTACCTGTTCGTCATGAGCCTGATCGGAGCGGACCCCGTCCCGTATCGGCTGCCGTATCCAGGACGGCTGATCACGCTGATCGCGGTCATGGCGCTGCACGCGTTCTTCGGCATCGCGATCATGATGCAGACCGGCCTCATGGTCTCCGAGTGGTTCGGCGCGATGGGCCGCACGTGGGGCCCCACCCCACTCGAGGATCAGTACATCGGTGGCGGCATCGCGTGGTCCGTCGGGGAGATCCCGACGCTGATCCTCGCGATCACGGTGGCGATCCAGTGGAGCCGCAACGACTCCAAGGTGCAGCGCCGACGCGACCGGCATGCCGACCGCACCGGCGAGGCCGAGCTCGAGGAGTACAACGCCCGGCTCGCCGAACTCGCGGCGAAGGATGCCAGGGCGGCGGCGCGGGAGCGGCGCTAGAGTCGTCGGCAAGCACGGGGGCCGACGGCCCTGCGCGGACACGTCGGCCGCGTGCGCACCGAACGGAGCAGTATGCGGATCCTCACCGGACACATCGCCGCGATCGCCGCCGCCTTCGACCTTCCCGAGAGCGCCCGCGAGGTGCAGGACGTCGTCAGCCGGTACGACGAGCAGCCGGTCCGCGACAACACCTTCGACGACGTCGGTTACGTCGAGTACACCACCTCCGGCCTCGCACTCATGTTCACGGAGACGCTGCTCTCCTCCGTCTTCGTCTACGTGCTGGCGGATGAGGGTTTCACGGCCTATGCGGACAGGACCGGATTCATCGACGGAATCGATCTCGCCGTGTCGACCCGCGACGACGTGCGCGCCGTCGTGGGTGAGCCCTACCGGTCGCAGGCGGACTTCGACCTCTTCCGCATCCAGGATCGGCGCGTCCTGCATGTCACCTTCGACGACGGCCGGATCCGGCTGATCACCGTCATGGCCCGGGACGTCAGCGAGCGCTGAGCGGTCGTCTGAGCGGTGTCGGCGCGTCAGTGGATGAACAAGCCGTCCACGCCCAGTGCGAGCAGGCCGGAGGCGCACAGTCCGAACAGCACGGCGACGATCACGGACATGACGAGCCACAGCCACCGACGTCCGGGGATCTTCGCAGCGATCGTGTTGTCGCGCGGGTCGGCTGGGTCGTAGGCGATCTCGATCGTCGTGCCCGCGGTCGCTTCCGGCACGACCGACGCATCGTCGATGCCGGTCACCTCCACACCGTCGACGACGAAGCGGTACCTCGCCGTCTCGACGCCCGAGCCCGCCCGGCCGTCGACGGATTCGACGACGGCCGCGATGCGCGGCCACGAGCGCTGAGCGCTGCCCGACCTGCGCCATTGCACCAGCATGCGCCTGATGAACCAGACGAACAGGGCGGCTGCTGCGGCACCGAGCAGGAGGCACATCACGCCGATGAGCACCCCAATCGAATCCATGACCGCTTCGAGCGCGTCCCAGACGTTCTGGGGACGTATCGCTTCGCGCGGCCCGGGGCCGGGGTGTCTCATGCGGACACCCTATCGGCGCTGCTGCGGGAGCGGAGCCGCCTATCCGTCCTGGGGCGATCCGACCCTGATGGATGCCGAACCGTCGGGGAGGATCGCGATGGTGCCGTTGACCTGGAACGGCACATCCTCCGAGACGTGTTCGATCGATCCGTCGAACAGCGACCGGATGTCGACCTCGATGTGGGCCACCGCATCCGCTGCGGGAATCACCCACGCGCCGCCCTCCGGCTCGACCGCCACCTGAGGCTGCTTCTCGATCGACCACGTCGGCTCGCCGTCGATGCGATTGCGAACGTCGTAGCCGAAGGGGCACGCGGTCGGCTTGAGGACCCGCTGCGTCGTGCATTCGGTGAGGAACTCCTCGACCCGCTGCTGCACGATCGCGACGAACTCCTCGGTCGCGGTCGCACTGACCTCGATCGGAGTGGAGGACAGCGGGGCATCGGCGAGCACGCTGACGCCGGGCGATCGCGAGATCGCGGTGTCGACCGTCACCGAGTACAGGCCGGGGGTGAAGACGAGCATCGGGATCGGCGCGGTCGGGTCGGCTTCGGCGCCGGATGCCGACACCTGGCCGCGCTCGACCGTGAACCCGTTCACGGCGAAGCGGTCGGCTCCCTGC
This window contains:
- a CDS encoding DUF3592 domain-containing protein — protein: MRHPGPGPREAIRPQNVWDALEAVMDSIGVLIGVMCLLLGAAAAALFVWFIRRMLVQWRRSGSAQRSWPRIAAVVESVDGRAGSGVETARYRFVVDGVEVTGIDDASVVPEATAGTTIEIAYDPADPRDNTIAAKIPGRRWLWLVMSVIVAVLFGLCASGLLALGVDGLFIH
- the rpmG gene encoding 50S ribosomal protein L33 yields the protein MAKKAQDVRPIIKLRSTAGTGYTYVTKKNRRNTPDRLVLKKYDPVVRKHVEFREER
- a CDS encoding HU family DNA-binding protein, whose product is MADKSITKTELVASIASATGQSQATVSGVLDALFSSVSDAVAKGSKVSIPGWISFEQVDTAARTGRNPQTGAEIKIPAGKRVKVTAGSKLKAAVK
- a CDS encoding bifunctional copper resistance protein CopD/cytochrome c oxidase assembly protein; the protein is MTTPAQRVSAYRIAGPAILLIAGVVATVVALIYGGAAEAPRLLDPGPVVRWGLPLAKMLTNVTAAVMLGSLVLALFALKVGTRPFERAMDAASAGAAAFTVASGISAFLTFMSAFNPTLSADRLFGEQLGDFLLNTALGQSWLITTLMGATVTVLAFAWRTWTPVLLTAILAAASFLPLATQGHSGDVAGHNIAVNSILLHTVGAAVWLGGLLLVVLLRRTPELEVTSLVQRYSTLALAAFVVVTVSGLARSIVALGGWSGLLTPYGGILVAKIVLLVAMGALGAWYRSRLIPKLDRDRRWFWMLVLCEVALMGLASGAAAALARTEPPAGDTPPAVRTPAEILTDSPLPPELTFDRWFTEWNVDVLWLVAAGFGLVFYLAGMLRLRRRGDRWPIHRTVFWVLGLLLLVWVTSGALNAYQDYLFSVHMMGHMLLSMAIPLLLVSGAPITLALRAIEKRDDGTRGGREWIMWAVHSPFARVVTHPFVAAGIFVGSLWAFYFTDLFRWSMYEHLGHEWMVAHFLISGYLFVMSLIGADPVPYRLPYPGRLITLIAVMALHAFFGIAIMMQTGLMVSEWFGAMGRTWGPTPLEDQYIGGGIAWSVGEIPTLILAITVAIQWSRNDSKVQRRRDRHADRTGEAELEEYNARLAELAAKDARAAARERR
- the rpsN gene encoding 30S ribosomal protein S14, with translation MAKKSKIARNEQRKVIVERYAERRAELKKTLVDPNATDEAREAARVGLQKLPRNASPARVRSRDAIDGRPRGVLTKFGISRVRFRDMAHRGELPGVTKSSW
- a CDS encoding endonuclease domain-containing protein; the encoded protein is MDPIIELRRLGGVAQVRALLGTGVTIHALRKAKTAGAVTRIRKGWVALPDADPILVGAARRGVVLTCITLAKRQKLWVRKVDALHVGAPPTAGHVAAPEAVVHWNRPILARMPGAVEDLLVNALVIATSCLVREDAVTLWESALRNGRVQKHEVLRLPLPARARSIVTQASLWSDSGLESIVVHRLAWLKLPLVQQAWVLGHWVDRLIGDRLVIQIDGGTHVGAQRTEDIAHDALLKLHGYHVIRIGYDQIMNHWTEVQALIMTAVAQGLHLAR